A region from the Parasphingopyxis sp. CP4 genome encodes:
- the trpC gene encoding indole-3-glycerol phosphate synthase TrpC, giving the protein MSDKLAEICAVKRDEVARRKSAVSLADMERQAAGQDSPRGFLLALKAKADTGYALIAEVKKASPSKGLIREDFDPPSHAAAYEAGGAACLSVLTDEAYFQGSDAYLIAARSACTLPALRKDFMVDPWQVTEARALGADAILIIVAALDDAAMAEIEDAALDLGMDVLVEVHNESELDRALALQSTLIGINNRDLKQFTTDLSTSERLAARVPDTHFLVSESGIATKEDCDRLAESGIRAFLVGESLMRQADVESATRMLLTGHG; this is encoded by the coding sequence ATGAGCGACAAGCTAGCCGAAATCTGCGCCGTGAAGCGGGATGAGGTTGCGCGCCGTAAATCCGCAGTTTCGCTCGCGGATATGGAACGGCAAGCGGCTGGGCAGGATAGCCCCCGTGGTTTCTTGCTAGCACTCAAGGCCAAGGCTGATACTGGCTATGCGTTGATCGCGGAAGTGAAGAAGGCGAGCCCGTCCAAAGGGCTCATCCGCGAAGATTTCGATCCGCCGTCCCATGCTGCTGCCTATGAAGCCGGTGGTGCGGCCTGTCTCTCCGTGCTGACAGACGAAGCCTATTTCCAGGGATCGGATGCCTATCTGATTGCTGCACGATCGGCTTGCACCCTCCCTGCCCTGCGCAAGGATTTCATGGTCGATCCCTGGCAAGTTACCGAAGCACGCGCGCTTGGTGCCGATGCGATCCTGATCATTGTGGCCGCTCTTGATGATGCGGCCATGGCTGAGATCGAAGATGCCGCTCTGGATCTTGGCATGGATGTGCTGGTGGAAGTGCATAACGAATCCGAACTTGATCGCGCTCTGGCCCTGCAATCGACGTTGATCGGCATCAACAATCGCGACCTCAAACAGTTCACCACCGATCTCTCGACGAGCGAACGGCTGGCCGCCCGCGTTCCGGATACGCATTTCCTCGTGTCCGAAAGCGGCATTGCGACGAAGGAGGATTGCGATCGGCTGGCCGAGAGCGGCATTCGCGCTTTCCTGGTTGGTGAATCATTGATGCGACAGGCGGATGTCGAAAGTGCCACTCGCATGCTATTGACCGGCCATGGCTGA
- the moaC gene encoding cyclic pyranopterin monophosphate synthase MoaC has protein sequence MADLTHIDESGAARMVDVSDKSGTAREATATGRITMSSEAVSAIRDGNVKKGDVLGTARVAGIMAAKKTSELIPLCHPLALSGVTLDLALDEASVTATATVKTTDRTGVEMEALTAVSVALLTVYDMAKALDRGMVIGETRLLAKSGGRSGDWTAE, from the coding sequence ATGGCTGATCTGACGCATATTGATGAAAGCGGCGCGGCTCGCATGGTGGACGTGTCCGACAAGTCCGGCACGGCGCGCGAAGCGACGGCGACCGGGCGTATCACCATGTCGAGCGAGGCGGTGTCTGCCATTCGCGACGGCAATGTAAAGAAAGGCGATGTTCTCGGTACGGCACGCGTGGCCGGGATCATGGCCGCCAAAAAGACGAGCGAATTGATCCCGCTCTGCCATCCTTTGGCACTGTCTGGCGTCACGCTTGATCTGGCGCTCGACGAGGCCAGCGTCACAGCCACCGCCACGGTCAAAACAACCGACCGAACCGGCGTCGAGATGGAAGCACTTACCGCCGTGTCGGTCGCGCTCCTCACAGTATATGACATGGCCAAGGCATTGGATCGGGGCATGGTGATCGGCGAAACGCGGCTGCTCGCCAAGTCCGGAGGCCGATCGGGCGACTGGACGGCCGAATGA